The Yoonia sp. SS1-5 genome contains a region encoding:
- a CDS encoding universal stress protein → MTKTTYVVGLDGSAAGGRALAFAKERASAAGDCNIVLCYVIEWSPFSFQTAEENEKRHKRREEEISTAHDRVIDPAVAETKAAGFEVEGVVKHGDVSEILDALAKARGAAQIIVGRVGARGLKERVFGGVTGRLVASASVPVTIIP, encoded by the coding sequence ATGACCAAGACAACCTATGTCGTCGGACTTGACGGCTCTGCGGCGGGGGGCCGTGCGCTTGCCTTCGCCAAGGAGCGGGCAAGTGCCGCGGGCGATTGCAATATCGTTCTGTGTTACGTGATCGAATGGTCGCCGTTCAGTTTCCAGACCGCCGAAGAAAACGAAAAACGCCACAAACGGCGCGAGGAAGAGATATCGACTGCACATGACCGGGTCATCGACCCTGCGGTCGCCGAGACCAAGGCAGCCGGCTTTGAGGTCGAAGGCGTGGTCAAACATGGCGACGTGTCGGAGATTCTGGACGCGCTCGCCAAGGCGCGTGGCGCTGCGCAAATCATCGTCGGGCGTGTTGGCGCGCGGGGCCTGAAAGAGCGTGTCTTTGGCGGTGTCACCGGGCGACTGGTCGCATCGGCGTCCGTTCCAGTGACAATCATTCCGTGA
- a CDS encoding alanine/glycine:cation symporter family protein codes for MKTLLPAALLAVLSPVAAAAQEMSFDDKVNEAFASSTGWFVSLIFAPLPGTSFPWIVMWLVIGASVFTLYFGLIQLRAFGHAISLVKGDYSDPNDAGEVSHFQALATALSGTVGLGNIAGVAVAVGIGGPGATFWMIFAGLLGMASKFTECTLGVKYRNEYDDGTVSGGPMYYMTKGFKERGLPGGSVLAVLFAIFCILGALGGGNMFQANQAHAQISGIVGDYPGWITGAVFAVIVFLVIVGGIKSIANVTEKVVPFMGVMYVVVALIILLVNYDKIGWAFGQIWAGAFTGLGVAGGFVGALIQGFKRAAFSNEAGVGSAAIAHSAVRTKEPITEGVVSLLEPFIDTVVICTMTALVITISGVLVINPETGLYVLNEAGTSIQTADGSSGVQLTSAAFATGFSWFPYVLAIAVILFAFSTMISWSYYGLKAWTFLVGEGFVKELIFKLIFCLFIVVGAAAQLGAVIDFSDAMIFAMAVVNITALYMLMPIVKREMNSYFARLKSGEIVKHKH; via the coding sequence ATGAAAACGTTATTGCCTGCAGCCCTTTTGGCTGTTTTGTCGCCTGTCGCCGCTGCCGCGCAGGAGATGTCATTTGACGACAAGGTCAACGAGGCCTTCGCCAGTTCAACCGGATGGTTTGTCAGCCTGATCTTTGCCCCATTGCCGGGGACCAGTTTCCCGTGGATCGTGATGTGGCTGGTCATTGGCGCGTCAGTTTTCACACTCTATTTCGGCCTGATCCAGTTGCGCGCATTCGGACACGCGATTTCGCTGGTCAAGGGGGACTATTCCGATCCCAACGACGCGGGTGAAGTCAGTCACTTTCAGGCTCTCGCCACCGCATTGTCGGGGACCGTCGGGCTGGGGAATATCGCGGGTGTGGCCGTTGCCGTTGGTATTGGCGGGCCCGGGGCCACATTCTGGATGATCTTTGCGGGCCTCTTGGGGATGGCATCAAAATTCACCGAATGCACATTGGGTGTGAAATACCGGAACGAGTATGATGACGGGACCGTCTCGGGCGGTCCGATGTACTATATGACCAAGGGGTTCAAGGAACGCGGATTGCCCGGTGGCAGTGTGCTTGCGGTCCTCTTTGCGATCTTCTGTATTCTGGGCGCGCTGGGCGGCGGGAACATGTTCCAGGCCAATCAGGCGCATGCGCAGATTTCGGGAATTGTCGGGGACTACCCAGGCTGGATCACCGGTGCGGTCTTTGCGGTCATCGTGTTTCTGGTCATTGTCGGGGGGATCAAATCCATCGCCAATGTCACCGAAAAGGTCGTGCCATTTATGGGCGTGATGTATGTGGTGGTCGCGCTGATCATCCTGCTGGTAAACTATGACAAGATCGGCTGGGCCTTTGGGCAGATCTGGGCTGGCGCATTCACCGGTCTTGGTGTTGCTGGCGGTTTCGTGGGGGCGCTGATCCAGGGCTTCAAGCGGGCGGCGTTTTCGAACGAAGCCGGTGTCGGGTCGGCGGCCATCGCACACTCTGCCGTGCGAACCAAAGAGCCAATCACCGAAGGCGTTGTGTCATTGCTGGAGCCGTTCATTGACACGGTTGTGATCTGCACAATGACGGCGCTGGTCATCACGATTTCCGGCGTGTTGGTCATCAATCCGGAAACCGGTCTGTATGTGCTGAACGAGGCGGGCACATCAATCCAGACCGCGGACGGATCATCAGGTGTGCAATTGACATCGGCGGCCTTTGCCACCGGGTTCAGCTGGTTCCCTTATGTTCTGGCGATTGCGGTGATCCTGTTTGCCTTCTCGACGATGATCAGTTGGTCCTATTACGGCCTGAAGGCCTGGACCTTTCTGGTCGGCGAAGGTTTTGTGAAGGAGCTGATTTTCAAACTGATCTTCTGCTTGTTTATCGTGGTAGGTGCTGCGGCCCAGCTGGGGGCGGTGATCGACTTCTCTGACGCGATGATCTTTGCGATGGCGGTAGTGAACATCACTGCGCTTTATATGCTGATGCCAATCGTCAAGCGCGAGATGAACAGCTATTTTGCGCGGCTGAAGTCAGGCGAAATCGTCAAGCACAAGCACTGA